The following are encoded in a window of Nitrospinota bacterium genomic DNA:
- the htpX gene encoding zinc metalloprotease HtpX, which produces MNTIKTTLLLGGLTLLLVYGGAALGGEQGMIFAFIFAVAMNFGAYFFSDKIVLKMYGAREVSEREYPRLVQTVREIVRRANLPMPKVYLVPSSQPNAFATGRNPEHAAIAVTEGILSLLDEEEMAGVLAHELAHVNNRDILIGTVAATIAGAVSMLANMAQWALIFGGGRSNERSGHPAVMIVMMIVAPIAAMLIQMAISRTREYQADATAAALIGSGLPLARALSKLQKGAERIPMDAEPATAHMFIVNPLSGSGMMSLFSTHPPIEDRIARLTGR; this is translated from the coding sequence ATGAATACGATTAAAACGACGCTGTTGCTAGGCGGGTTGACGCTACTGCTGGTTTATGGAGGCGCCGCTCTTGGCGGAGAGCAGGGGATGATTTTCGCATTTATCTTCGCCGTAGCGATGAATTTCGGCGCCTACTTCTTCAGCGACAAGATAGTTTTGAAAATGTACGGCGCGCGTGAAGTGAGCGAAAGGGAGTATCCGCGTCTCGTTCAGACAGTACGGGAGATAGTAAGGAGGGCAAACCTTCCGATGCCGAAGGTCTACCTTGTCCCATCCTCCCAGCCGAACGCTTTTGCCACCGGCAGGAACCCGGAACATGCCGCCATTGCCGTGACTGAAGGGATACTTTCACTCCTTGACGAGGAAGAAATGGCGGGCGTGCTGGCGCACGAACTGGCGCATGTAAACAACCGGGATATTCTTATTGGCACCGTAGCCGCGACAATCGCCGGAGCCGTCAGCATGCTGGCAAACATGGCGCAGTGGGCGCTCATCTTCGGTGGAGGGAGGAGCAATGAGCGGAGCGGACACCCCGCAGTTATGATAGTAATGATGATAGTCGCGCCGATAGCGGCGATGCTGATACAGATGGCGATTTCAAGGACAAGGGAGTACCAGGCGGACGCGACAGCCGCCGCGCTGATAGGGAGCGGCCTTCCGCTGGCGCGCGCTCTTTCGAAACTCCAGAAGGGGGCGGAAAGAATTCCTATGGACGCCGAGCCCGCAACCGCCCATATGTTTATAGTCAATCCGCTGAGCGGCAGTGGGATGATGTCCCTCTTTAGCACCCACCCGCCGATAGAAGATCGAATTGCCAGATTGACCGGCCGGTAG